One window of the Salvia splendens isolate huo1 chromosome 1, SspV2, whole genome shotgun sequence genome contains the following:
- the LOC121810738 gene encoding U-box domain-containing protein 27-like: MAREKRREELYVTVPNLFRCPISMDVMKSPVSLCTGVTYDRSSIEKWLALGHKTCPATLQTLPSTLTTPNLTLRRLIQLWLSHADAARAPQCAVSKQEAAAIIKDELNAPSLEKLINFMKASEGNLKFVALSSSAISRFVEFFVESDEIRIRELIVEVFDLISSESGVREKLSELILNSADGRECLSPFVTVLLKGNANAKVKSAKILELIAQNPESQHKISDRPGLLESLYTLTTAESDYSAVEAGLSALLAIATTRAAKKELIRFGIVRTAGRILSGSDPARGVIERTVAMLESVASCTEGRGAIGGDRECVAETVRRLMKCSGTATENGIAVLWSVCCLARDESAQETAEEENGLTKVLLVMQSGCSSSTSMMCRELVKVLRAKSGKSNLAPYYQSRTTHIAPY; the protein is encoded by the coding sequence ATGGCGAGGGAAAAGCGGAGGGAGGAACTATACGTCACTGTACCTAATCTCTTCCGCTGCCCAATCTCCATGGACGTGATGAAGTCGCCGGTGAGTCTCTGCACCGGCGTCACGTACGACCGGAGCTCCATCGAGAAGTGGCTGGCGCTCGGCCATAAAACCTGTCCGGCGACCTTGCAAACCCTGCCTTCCACGCTCACCACACCGAATCTCACCCTCCGCCGCCTTATTCAGCTCTGGCTCTCCCATGCCGACGCCGCGCGCGCGCCGCAGTGTGCTGTCTCCAAGCAGGAAGCGGCGGCGATCATCAAAGACGAGCTCAACGCTCCTTCCTTGGAGAAATTGATCAATTTCATGAAGGCGTCGGAGGGGAATCTGAAGTTCGTCGCGCTGTCTAGCAGCGCGATTTCGAGATTCGTTGAATTCTTCGTTGAATCCGACGAAATTCGGATTCGCGAACTGATTGTTGAGGTTTTCGATCTGATCTCGTCGGAGAGTGGCGTAAGAGAAAAGTTAAGCGAGCTCATTTTGAACTCCGCCGACGGAAGAGAATGTTTATCGCCGTTTGTGACGGTTTTACTTAAAGGAAACGCCAACGCGAAGGTTAAATCCGCGAAGATTTTGGAGCTAATCGCTCAAAATCCTGAATCGCAGCACAAAATCTCCGATCGACCAGGCCTATTAGAGAGTCTATACACCCTAACCACCGCAGAGAGCGATTACTCGGCCGTGGAAGCCGGATTATCGGCTCTGTTAGCAATCGCAACCACTAGGGCGGCGAAGAAGGAGTTGATCCGGTTCGGAATCGTCCGAACCGCGGGGCGGATCCTCTCCGGATCGGATCCGGCTCGCGGCGTGATAGAGAGAACGGTGGCGATGCTGGAAAGCGTGGCGTCGTGTACGGAGGGCCGGGGGGCGATCGGAGGGGACAGGGAGTGTGTGGCGGAGACGGTGAGGAGGCTGATGAAGTGCTCCGGCACGGCGACGGAGAACGGGATAGCGGTGCTGTGGAGCGTGTGCTGCTTAGCGAGGGACGAGTCGGCGCAGGAAACGGCGGAGGAGGAGAATGGATTGACGAAGGTACTACTGGTGATGCAGAGCGGCTGCTCGTCGAGTACAAGCATGATGTGCAGGGAATTGGTCAAAGTTTTGAGGGCGAAGAGTGGTAAGTCCAATTTGGCTCCTTATTATCAATCTAGGACTACTCACATTGCGCCTTATTGA